The following proteins are co-located in the Syntrophobacterales bacterium genome:
- the rodA gene encoding rod shape-determining protein RodA: MKLDRGLLLNFDWTLFILVMVITLIGLLNIYSACLSISIPGQTPYYIKQIQWIIIGFAGMTIAFFIDYRFLARHAYIIHGIAILLLFVVLIAGNSARGSQRWIALASFSFQPSEFVKLTIILALSKYFDAHQLSRGYRLKELLIPFLITIVPFLLILKQPDLGTALILLIIFLAIILFVGMDYKSTLMAAAGGLVMIPIGWHFLKGYQKERIFTFFSPENDPLGAGYHIIQSMIAVGSGGFLGKGFLKGTQTQLRFLPEQQTDFVFSVFAEEWGFIGGIVLLLLFLSLIIWGLNIMLHSKDYSGALLSFGITMLILWEVFINIGMVLGILPVVGIPLPFLSYGGSSLLVLMTASGILMSISVRRFLLQK, encoded by the coding sequence CCTGGTTATGGTAATCACGCTCATCGGCCTTTTGAATATCTATAGCGCCTGTCTCAGCATCTCCATCCCCGGCCAGACCCCTTATTACATAAAACAGATTCAATGGATAATCATCGGGTTCGCCGGGATGACCATCGCCTTTTTTATCGACTATCGCTTCCTGGCGCGCCACGCTTACATAATCCATGGCATCGCTATCCTTCTGCTTTTCGTTGTATTGATAGCGGGCAATTCCGCTCGCGGTTCCCAGCGCTGGATAGCCCTTGCCTCCTTCTCCTTTCAACCTTCGGAGTTTGTAAAACTTACTATTATTCTTGCTCTTTCCAAATATTTCGACGCCCACCAACTGAGCCGCGGATATCGCCTTAAAGAACTGCTGATACCCTTCTTAATAACCATAGTTCCCTTCCTGTTGATTTTGAAACAGCCGGATTTGGGAACTGCGCTGATTTTGCTTATCATCTTTTTGGCAATCATATTATTTGTCGGCATGGACTATAAGTCAACCCTGATGGCCGCTGCAGGGGGATTGGTTATGATTCCAATTGGTTGGCATTTTCTCAAGGGTTACCAGAAAGAACGGATATTCACCTTCTTCAGCCCGGAAAATGATCCCTTGGGCGCCGGCTACCATATTATTCAGTCCATGATTGCGGTAGGATCCGGTGGATTTTTGGGAAAGGGATTTCTCAAGGGGACCCAAACGCAACTCCGCTTTCTGCCGGAACAGCAAACCGATTTTGTTTTCTCCGTTTTTGCCGAGGAATGGGGATTCATCGGCGGCATCGTGCTGCTCTTGCTTTTTCTCTCTTTGATTATTTGGGGGTTGAATATAATGTTGCACTCCAAGGACTATTCGGGCGCTTTGCTCTCTTTCGGGATCACCATGCTCATTCTTTGGGAGGTTTTCATCAATATCGGAATGGTCCTCGGAATCCTTCCCGTGGTTGGAATTCCGCTTCCCTTTCTCAGCTACGGAGGATCATCATTGCTCGTGCTGATGACTGCGTCCGGCATCTTGATGAGCATCAGCGTAAGAAGATTTCTTCTGCAGAAATAA